CAATTTTAAATATTGAAACTCAAAAATTCTTAACTTTAAAAAACAATCATTATGAACGCAATAAAAAAAATATTAGGTTTCGTGTGGATTGCTCTAGCAGTTGTAGTTGGCTATTTTGGCATCACCGAAATGGGTCTTCCAAAAATAACATCGGGCAAACAAGAAGATTTGGTATTTGGGATTATCATTTTGTTTATCCTTATGCCAATCATTTCGGGCGGATTAGCCGTATTTGGATATTATGCATTGTCGGGAGATTATGCTGACGAAAATATGTAAACATTCATTTTCATTGAAAACCATGCAAGGGCTTTTGTCTTTGTATGGTTTT
This genomic stretch from Chryseobacterium sp. POL2 harbors:
- a CDS encoding DUF6814 family protein, whose translation is MNAIKKILGFVWIALAVVVGYFGITEMGLPKITSGKQEDLVFGIIILFILMPIISGGLAVFGYYALSGDYADENM